The following DNA comes from Anopheles coustani chromosome 2, idAnoCousDA_361_x.2, whole genome shotgun sequence.
CCTTCAACGATCACGTAGTCGATTGCACCGTTCGCACCGGTGTCCTCGTCCACTGCCGCGATGGTGCCCACCACCGTACCGGCCGGCTGTTCCTCTAGCACCGACAACTCCAGCGGTTGCGCCTCCGCCTCACGTTCGAAGCGTGGCGCATGGTCGTCAATGTCCAGGACGTTGATGCGGAGTACTACGGTTGCGGCCTGTGGCGGCTCGCCCATGTCGCTAACTTCAACGATGACGTTATAGGCAGCCTTCGTCTCACGATCGAGCGTGCGCGTCGTCGTGATGAGTCCCGTCTTGGAGTTGATGCTGAACGACTTGGCATCCTCGATGTCCGCCTGGATGCGGTAACGCAGGGTTCCACTTGGAGTTGCTGGACTGTCCGGATCGCTTGCGATCACTTGGAACACAGGCGCTCCGATCGTAGCGTTCTGTTATGGTAGAGAACATAATGTTACGATTTAGCCTACGActtcatttttaaatgttttagctggtgattaaaaaaaatggcaataaGGGACAAACCTAATGGACcttgatttaaaattaatgatCAAAGTTCAACAACAAGTTTTGACAAGAAAGTGTTGTTAAATCAGTCTTGAGGTttcggttttgtgttttgtaattttgcatcgccttccatgaaacagaaaacataTTATTCTAGGAAGATGTGAGGCCAACCCTCTCGATTAATGCATCTCCGGAGCGCGTTCACTTTCCGGATAGAAGTTTTCGTCCAAACTCACCTCAGAAACGTTAGCTGTTTGACCGACTTGTGGCGCAATAAAGAAGGGAATGCCGTCGTTCGCACTGATATCACCGATGTACAGCGTAAAGGAGACGTCATTGTACAGTGAGCTTTGCTTCGGCAGCTGGCTTCCGCTGTCCTGCGCCCTCACCACCAGCTCGTACGGCTCCGAACGTCCCTTGCCGGTCAGCATCGCCTTCGTTTTGATTTCACCCGTTTTCGCGTTGATTTGTAGAAGCcctggaaaggaaacaaacgcTACGGGTTAAcgagtttgtttgttggtggaGGGAAATCGTGGGTTGGGAAGGACCGTTACCGTTTGCTTCACCCTCGTTGAGGAGATCGTAGCGCACCTCACCACCCAAACCCTCGTCGGGGTCGTGCGCGGTAATGGCGATCACGAACGTGTCCACCAGCACGTTCTCCGGGATGACGGCCGTGTAGGAGCGTTGGCCGAAAATGGGTGCGTTATCGTTCACGTCCAGCACGTCAATCACCAGCTCCATGGTGGCCTTGCGTGACTCTTGTGGCCGGCCGGGTGCATCCTCAGCAACCACCACCAGCTTCAGCACGGATTGCTTCTCGCGGTCGAGTGACTGTCTAGGTGCGATCCGGATTTCGCCCGTCACGTTGTTGATCGTGAAGAGATTCGAGTGTGATCCAAACAGACTGTAGCGCACCTCGCTGTACCCGAGGAGGGTGTCGCGGTCGGTGCGGACGGCGTCCCGATCGGTGGCGCGAACGGTGGCCACAACGTGCGGGAACCGGTCGGACTCGAGCACCGTCGCCCGTTGGTTGCCTTCCGGCTCGAACACGGGTGAGTTGTCGTTTACGTTCTCGATCGTCACGTTGACGTACGCCAGGGAGTGCCGCTTCCGGTTGCTAGTGACCGCCTTTACGACGAAGTCGATCGTCGTCTTGCTGTAGGTCTCGTAGTCTAAGCGTCGGCGAAGTGTGATCTCGCCAGTTCGCTCGTTGAGCGCAAAGAACTCGTCGACGTCGGGCATCATGAGCTCAAAGTCGGTGATCGGAACGTCGGCCACCGGGTCGTCGGCCTCGATGCGAAACACGACCGAACCGACCTGCGACTCTTCCTTCACCTTCACCTCGATCTTCGGACGCACCGTCGACCAGCCCTTGTTGCGGAACAGTGGGTTCGTGTCCTTAAACGACTGGATGTACAGTGTTACCTCAGCCCGGTCGCGTTGGCTCTCCGGGGCCACCTGCGCCGCCATGTCGGTCGCTTCCACCGTGAGCGTTATAACGGCCGCGTAGTTGTAATCGAGCGTACTGTTGACGAAAAGTGTACCATCCTGCGGATCGATCCGGAACGCCTGTCGGTAGTCGTAGGAAGACGTCGTTAGCAGCGGAATGCCACCCTTGGTGACGGCCGTGATCGGTTCGACGATGGCGTACGAGAGCCGTGCGTCCAGGTCCGTGTCTTTGGCAACAACGCGTAACACTTCCGCACCGACTGGGCTACGCTCGGACACGTAAGCCGTGTACGATTGCTGCGTGAATCGCGGTGGCTTGTCGTTGATGTCCTGAATTTTCACATGCACCGTCGTGGTGGCCGTCTCCGGGATGGGAAAACCGGCGTCGATTGCGTTCACCACGATCGTGTAGCTCTCCGGATTGGTATCCCGGTCGAGCCGGGCGTCACGCGTAACGGTGATGAGTCCCGTACTGCAAAAGGGAAGTGTTTTTGTGAGCTGGAGGAAGCTTTTCTGAGAtggaatgttctatttttgatGAGTCTTGTACAGAACATTAATTTATATATTGCAACCTAATGAAGGGTTAAGGGTGCAACCTCTTTGATGGCCTCAAACATAAACGATGGAAGCTTAGATCTACTCGAAGTAATATTACGCTATCGATTTGAATCATTTATGATTTTATGTGAGACAGAACAGTTCTATTTTTTGTCTATGCAGATAAGATTAAGGCCAAATTTAAAACTCATAAAGTATATTTACATAAAGCTTTCCTAAAACAAGTTTAGAACCATTTATCTTCCATTtccaaaaacaaggaaaacatgGAAGCTTACATTAAACGATCAGGTTTGTGAAGCGATTGGGCAAAACTTCAAAAGGCAATACGAAAGATAAATTGAAGGCCAGATATGCTAAAAACATAGCAGGAAAATTACCAATgtcctttcttcttcttcttcttcttggcgtaacgaccttgttggtcatgccagcccgttaagggcttacgagactttttaccctatgtgtacgtggatagtcaagtcctctcgtacaggggagggtccggtctcggttgggattcgaacccacgccgtcgaggttgtgagccccggcgctcatgggccgattttctaaccggcgctaccgctcggttgACGCGGACCCCCCCCTTTAGTCCTTGTCCTTTAGAAGAATAATTGTTTGGCTAAGAGAATCATGAGTCATTTAAATGAAATCCATTCTCTTCCAAAATTTTCCACAATCTTCTTGAGGCAACGGCTAATTGTCGTGTAGATCACAGAAGGTGATATTTGCAGGCTTAGAGTTCTGAGACCATCATCAAAGGACATACACATTCGGGAATCTTCCTTATCCCGAATCATCTTCTCGTTTGGTATCTATGCCCTATGGTGGTGAACCCTGATTCCTCTTTCGTGGCACAGCGACCGTTTTTGGTCATACCAATCTATAAAGAGAGTACTAGATATTTTTCCTACAGATAAGTATACGGTCTCGGAAGGGAACGATCCCTATATCCGAGCCGTTGAGAATGTTAGAACCAATACTCACTGATCATCGATGACGAAGTTATCACTGGCACCGACAATCTTGTACCTCAGCAGATCGTCCAGCCCATCCGGATCGGTCGCCGAGACTTGCGTCACATTGGTGCCGGCCGGGGCGTTCTCCGGGATTGTCGCCCGGTACGACGGTGGTCCGGGAATGTCGCGCCCGGCGACCGAGTGTCCCTGGAAGATGGGCCGCTGGTTGCCGGAGATGCCGACGCGCACCAGGACGCGCGTGTCGTTCTTTAGAGGCGGCACACCGTGATCGGTAGCGACTACCAGCAGCTCATACTGTCCCCGGTCGGTGTCCATCGAGTTGACGGGGCGCGTTATCCGGATCTCGCCCGACTCCCGGTCAACCGTGAACACGTGCCCGCTGATGCTGTTTTCCGACTCGATGGTATAACTGACCCGTCCTCCACCCTGCTGCGGCCCGTCGGCGTCGGTGGCGCGGACAAAGAACTGCGGCTCGAACTCGGTGGCCCCCTCGCGAATGGTGCGCGTGTACTCCAGCGCCTCGAACGCCGGATAGTTGTCGTTCTCGTCGAGCACGTCGACAAACACGTTCGCGTTCGTTTCTCGCCCCCCCGCCATCGGTGGCCACCAGCGCCAGGCTGTAGCTCTTCTGCTCCTCGTAGTCCAGCGGCCGCTCGACGTACAGGCCGCCCTCGGTCGGATGTGTACGGAACAGTTCCGCGCCGAAACCTTTCACCACGTACCGCAGCTGCCCGAACATGCCCGCATCGTGGTCGGTGGCGCTGATGTTGGCTATCAGGAAGCCGCGCGGGGCGTTCTCGCTAACGGTCAGCGAGTAGCTCGGTTGCGGGAAGGCCGGCGAGTTGTCGTTGGCGTCCTGCAGGTGCACCGTCACCGTCGCACTCGACCGTTCCTCTCCATCGACGGACGCGACCAGCTCGAAGGTGAACGTCTTGTCGTCCACGTTCGGCACGTCGTAGTCAAGGCGGGAGGCGTTCAGTAccttcaccaccaccggcgTGCGGCCCTCGCCGTGCGTCGGGGCCACCGCGAACACTCCGGCCGAGTTGCGCACGTCCCGGAGGGCCAGCGAGTAGCGGCTGTTCGGGCCGAGATCGCGGTCCGTCACGACGATGGCGAGGCCCGGCAGTGGCGTGTCCGGCTCGAGATTCTCCGGGATCGACACCTCGTACGTGGGCTGGTTGAACTCTGGCCGATGGTCGTCGACGTCGGTCAGCACGATCGTGATCGGTGAGCTGGCACTGTCTCCCGGTAGCTCGCCGTTGATCAACTCCGTCGCGCGAACAGTGAACGTGTAGGCGCCACCGTTCTGTGCCACCGTCGGGTCCTCACGGTCGAGCGGTTTTCCGGTCGTCACCAGCTCCGCTACTCCCGATCGGGGATGGCCGATGTAGTGCAACCGGAAGTGGCCCATCGTTTCGCCctccagcatcagcatcagcggGTTCGGGCTGCCGGTGTCGCCGTCGGTCGCGTTGATTGTTAGGACGCGCGTGCCCTCGACCGTGTTCTCCGGGATGGTGGCCGAATAGGGTGCGTTGATGAAGACAGGCGGCTGGTCCTGCACGTCCACGATCGTCACCGCCACCGTTGCGTACGCCTTCAGTGCGTTCGTGGGCGATCCGTCGCGAGCCTGGATCGTCAGGACGTAGGACGGCCGGGTCTCGAAGTCGAGCGGTCGCCGGAGCTCGATCCAGGCACCGAACTTGCCCTGCGCCATCTTTTCCGTGTGCACCGTGAACACCTCGCAGATGTCGTCCGCTCCTTTGGCTGGGTCTTGGTAGCAGCTGAACGTTAGCTCGGCGTTCATGCCTTCGTCCTGATCGGTGGCCACGATTTCCGGAACTACCGTTACGTTGCTGCCTGGCTTCGTCGATTCGCTCATCGTCGCACTGTAAGGGCGGCCCACGAACACCGGTGGGTTGTCGTTGTAGTCCCGTATCGGAATCTCCCGCCGCAGGGACACCGTGTTTGGCTCCGTGCCAAGGATACCCTCATCTAAGGAGGACGAACGACAAACACCAATCAGGTGATCAGTACTTATTTATGTTTACGGCTCTCAATtgtgaaaaaatattgttttttgcaTGAATTTTGCTTATGAAATGAGTTCCGTTGTCATGCACTCGTTATTCAATGgtgaaaatatcaaattttatATGCGTGGCGAATTGTAATGTTTGGCATAAGATAAAAGTTGAATTCCAGACGTGAAATTGTGTTTTCATGCCTAAAGTGACATTTCCGATATTTATGATATCATCCATCcgggttggttttttatttcaaaagatTAACAGTTCATACTTATTAATCATTAGCCCGACACAAGAGACTTCATACTAATCGAAAGTATGTCGAATGCATAACATTATTTTCGCTATTACGTATAAAATGTCACAACGTTATCAATCAACGCAAAATCAGTTCCGCTCCTGGAAGTCTTAACGTCCTGGAATAAATTAAGTTCTTGCACGTcggaaaacattgttttcaacgttaatttttttaaattttacctCTTACGTCTGCGACCAGCATTTCCTTGTATGTGATTAATTTCGTATGGAAAGAATTTTATGCATAAACTTGTGTAACATTGGTTCTTTTctgattttaataataatactgTAATGTACCTTAGTTTCAGTTTTCGGGGTGCCTTGAGTATCTGAACCGAATTTATAGAATTTAAAAGTCCAAAATTCACCCCCTTCACCTTCTATACACAATTCATAACATACCTGGGGTTGTTGGCCGTagacaaaattgaaaacgtgttaaaatacaaaattgttttttccaaAGTATTTTTGGTGTATCTTTCAGATAAGGTTATAACGTTCCTTCGCTTAAGTTTGAAGGTAATGTCGTCAAGTTCCTGAACGATGTTTTGTTAGAGTTTTCTGGACCTCAACCACGACTTACCGGTAAGACTGATGATCACCTCCACCGTGTCCTGCTGCTCGCGGTCCAGCGATTGCCGCAACCGAACGACGCCGCTGTCCCGATCGACGCTAAAAACCGGACCGGAGATACTGAAGCGTAACTTACTTCCCTCGGGGTCAGTACCTGCGGACGAAcgggaagagagaaaaattagAACTCATAAAAACGAAACGTTTGTCCATCGGTGTAACGGATTCTGGCGCTCGATTATACTTTCTATATGCgctgtttgtttggttggcGGCCCGTTTAGCACGAGCAGAGATTGACGCAAGATATTCGCCAGCGTTTTACGGTCGACCGGGTTGTACCGGTGGGGACCAATGGCACACCCTCAGAACGCACGGTCCATAAAACCTGATGGCTTCGGGGCGGATGTTGTGGTTCGAAGAAATGAGATCGACACAGCAACGTGAAGAA
Coding sequences within:
- the LOC131265521 gene encoding LOW QUALITY PROTEIN: cadherin EGF LAG seven-pass G-type receptor 3 (The sequence of the model RefSeq protein was modified relative to this genomic sequence to represent the inferred CDS: deleted 1 base in 1 codon), yielding MVVHTSSRMQLTPGGVKLVLAVMLCLAGLARAQTINRTPHFIPGSGDMSRFSLAENTPVGSVVYQLRGTDPEGSKLRFSISGPVFSVDRDSGVVRLRQSLDREQQDTVEVIISLTDEGILGTEPNTVSLRREIPIRDYNDNPPVFVGRPYSATMSESTKPGSNVTVVPEIVATDQDEGMNAELTFSCYQDPAKGADDICEVFTVHTEKMAQGKFGAWIELRRPLDFETRPSYVLTIQARDGSPTNALKAYATVAVTIVDVQDQPPVFINAPYSATIPENTVEGTRVLTINATDGDTGSPNPLMLMLEGETMGHFRLHYIGHPRSGVAELVTTGKPLDREDPTVAQNGGAYTFTVRATELINGELPGDSASSPITIVLTDVDDHRPEFNQPTYEVSIPENLEPDTPLPGLAIVVTDRDLGPNSRYSLALRDVRNSAGVFAVAPTHGEGRTPVVVKVLNASRLDYDVPNVDDKTFTFELVASVDGEERSSATVTVHLQDANDNSPAFPQPSYSLTVSENAPRGFLIANISATDHDAGMFGQLRYVVKGFGAELFRTHPTEGGLYVERPLDYEEQKSYSLALVATDGGGRETNANVFVDVLDENDNYPAFEALEYTRTIREGATEFEPQFFVRATDADGPQQGGGRVSYTIESENSISGHVFTVDRESGEIRITRPVNSMDTDRGQYELLVVATDHGVPPLKNDTRVLVRVGISGNQRPIFQGHSVAGRDIPGPPSYRATIPENAPAGTNVTQVSATDPDGLDDLLRYKIVGASDNFVIDDHTGLITVTRDARLDRDTNPESYTIVVNAIDAGFPIPETATTTVHVKIQDINDKPPRFTQQSYTAYVSERSPVGAEVLRVVAKDTDLDARLSYAIVEPITAVTKGGIPLLTTSSYDYRQAFRIDPQDGTLFVNSTLDYNYAAVITLTVEATDMAAQVAPESQRDRAEVTLYIQSFKDTNPLFRNKGWSTVRPKIEVKVKEESQVGSVVFRIEADDPVADVPITDFELMMPDVDEFFALNERTGEITLRRRLDYETYSKTTIDFVVKAVTSNRKRHSLAYVNVTIENVNDNSPVFEPEGNQRATVLESDRFPHVVATVRATDRDAVRTDRDTLLGYSEVRYSLFGSHSNLFTINNVTGEIRIAPRQSLDREKQSVLKLVVVAEDAPGRPQESRKATMELVIDVLDVNDNAPIFGQRSYTAVIPENVLVDTFVIAITAHDPDEGLGGEVRYDLLNEGEANGLLQINAKTGEIKTKAMLTGKGRSEPYELVVRAQDSGSQLPKQSSLYNDVSFTLYIGDISANDGIPFFIAPQVGQTANVSENATIGAPVFQVIASDPDSPATPSGTLRYRIQADIEDAKSFSINSKTGLITTTRTLDRETKAAYNVIVEVSDMGEPPQAATVVLRINVLDIDDHAPRFEREAEAQPLELSVLEEQPAGTVVGTIAAVDEDTGANGAIDYVIVEGNELGLFALTRTEDNRAILSTTKPLDRESLELVRLTVRCFKLGSTDQLTGIEAYNRFDRSQRQLVARVVDIDDHAPRFERENQTIGIRHNVPIDTPIASSRALDEDPDARPIRYSIESINFVPQFYRRDNHTEDYTSVFRLNVDTGEIRTARAMSNFVDGFFQLAVRATNSDRPAGISETQMKIFVIRDKSLLRFVFAKPPTEISAVLDRFAAEMQHRLADANLELSVFDAQVLSHADHSLDFSSTGSCFQLTRHGSALAPTEMMRLMDSAELKDALAEVYQQYSVQRIDSCAVGKKVPSGALIASSGTWLVILAGLIGFAAFASTMTACCLAKRYKSQVRSTINSQRIVGSDIYGSATPVLYTEPIYGAL